The genomic stretch ttcaCTACTTTGgtcaattattattttcttatacTAGTATTGTTTAACTTGTAACGAGAAGAGTATTAGATTAACGAGGAGTTTCCTTTTTTAACAAATTGAAAAACAACAACTACTACTAACTAGGAGTAATTGATAGAATTGATGCCGATGAGATGGCTAAAATCAGCAAAACCAATAATAACGGATTACATATTACTACTACAATTCTGTTCATATACATGCAATGCAATGAAATGCAATGCGCGGGAAAATCTGCGAAGCTGCTGCGTAATGGTGATCTTCACCCTTATAAATCCTGGATCGAATTTGTATGCAAAGCATCGTAAAAGTGATTGGGAAATTGGTTTGAAATTAGTAAATCTTTCCCGAATTTCAGCTGTTTTTGAACGGTATGGCGGTTGATTCGGATTCCTAGAATTTCACAACCATTGGCCGAAAATTTGGtggggagagagagagtaatCAGTATACGCTTTGTGTTAACAAACACAAACGAAGCTAGCAGTGAGCGACGATTCTGCTCCGTTTCGATCGAGTTTCTCCGACGACCGATTTTCGTATCCTCGTTTGTGTTTCAGGGAGCAATGACCACCGGCGACGAAGACGAAATTCACCATGACATCGACCGCGACCTCGAGAGAGGCGCGCCATCGGAGGAATCAGCCTTTTCCGACCCTTTCGACATCGCCCACACCAAAAACGCCTCTCATAATTTGCTCAAGCGCTGGAGGGTAACTATTTCTAATGCAATCAATTATTCATCTAAATTAATTCTTACTACTCCACTGTTTTTCCCtttatttatatactagtagtatttaattgCTGATTTGCCAGTCTTGGCCCTTTCCAGCAATCAGCTCTTGTGCTCAATGCTTCTCGTCGCTTTCGCTACACATTAGACTTGAAAAGGGATGAAGAGcaagaaaagagaagaagaatgaTCAGAGCTCATGCTCAAGTCATCCGGGTACTACATTAATAAGCACCTCATGAAATGATGAAATTTCACTTCTTTTTTTACTTACTTGCTACTCATCTGGTAATTGTAGGCTGCATTGCTCTTTAAATTGGCTGGACAGCGAGCCATCACTTAGTTCTATTGCATTATTCTTCCCCAATGTTTCTGGATCATTAACACTACAAGTGCATTAGTTCTTGTATAATAAATGGACCAATACTGCTGCAAGATGAGTACTACTACAATTTTGCATTCCCAAGGTTCTATTAGGGCATGCACTTCTACACTCTGGGTTCCTCAGCTTTAACTAGCAATTAAATAGTGCTGCTTGAAAAACTTCTTGGTAGATTAACCACATCTTTTTTGGTTTCAGTGTTAGGCACAGCTGTGGTTCCTCCATCTCCGTCTGGGATTTATGGAACACCCGAACAGCTTGCTTCAATGAACAGAGAACACAAAATTGCTGCGTTCGAACAATATGGGGGGGCAAGATTCCCTTTTCCCTTTACATCTCTTTAGCTATCTTCCATCACGTATGGCTCAGTTATTTAGTTTTGCATTGTTCCATTTGTTCAGGTTAAAGGCATATCAGGTATGCTACGAACAGACGTTGAAACAGGGATTACTGGTGATGATGACGAGTTCGCACAGAGAAGAGATGCCTTTGGCTCAAACACTTATCCTGTGAAGAAGGGGAGGACTTTCTGGGTAAAGTTTTACGCAGATTGTTACTTTGGTGTGATTATGCATCGATTGGAACTGTAAGTTTATAGTATACCtattcaattatgtattctAATGTCCTTGcatttcattttgtgtagatGTTCCTATGGGACGCCTGGCAGGATACAACTCTCATTATTTTAATAGTAGCAGCTATCGCATCTTTGGCTCTTGGGATAAAAACTGAGGTAACCGTAGAATACAGAAGTACATAAGTCCATTTTCACCATTAAGTGCTGTCCTATTATTCCAACTTTTTATAAACATAGTCTTAGTCATATGACATACCATTTGGAAATTTCATCCAAACGTGGTTTGAGAAACTTAAAATAATGCTATATCATTCTTGCAGGGCATTAAAGAAGGATGGTATGATGGAGGAAGCATCACCTTTGCAGTTCTTCTGGTTATTATTGTTACAGGTTATCAAAATACTTCTTATAAATTTACTTTGAACTGTGGTTCCCTTTGGTTGAAGCATTCTACCTTTCGTCCTTCTGTTCCTAGTAGTTTTTAGAGAATTTTTTGCTTAAGTTTACCATAATGGGAAACTATATTTTGGTATGCAATATGGCTGACATTTGTGCTGTCTTATTCTTTATATGCATCTATTCTTCAGCAACTAGTGATTATAGGCAGTCCCTCcagtttcaaaatttaaatgagGAAAAGCGAAATATTCAAGTGGAGGTAATTTTAGGCAATGAAGCTATATATTTCCACctgcttcttctttttttggggGGTTTTAGATAAGGTGAATGATGATGTATATACTCATGAGAAAAACTGAATAGGTGATTAGAGGAGGTCGGAGAGAGAAGGTTTCCATATACGACATTGTGGTTGGGGATATCATACCTCTGAAAATAGGAGATCAGGTCACAAATAATTTGATTCAGTTGTTTTATCATTCATTATCTAAAAGTTACTTGCCATAATATGTACAGGTTCCTGCTGATGGGTTAGTTACGACTTCCCATTCTCTTGCCATTGATGAATCCAGCATGACTGGAGAAAGCAAGATTGTAAGCTGGTTAGATATGTTGCTGGTTACTTTTTAGATCATTAATCTAATATTTCTCATGTCTCATGCCACTATGCAGGTTCATAAAGACCAAAAAACTCCATTTTTGATGTCGGGTTGCAAGGTGGTAGATGGTGCTGGAACTATTCTGGTAATATTACTATAACTTTAAACACCCATTAACCGGACATTCTGAATAACACAGATATTTTCATTGAGGGTGTGTATGCGATCATGTGAGTTTGTTTTCCTGTTTAAACACTTCCAGATGCCTAAGGCCACTGCAACACCATTTTCAGCTAATATAGAGTGTATGAAACTGATTGATTTATACTAGTCTTTTATAAATGATTGATATAACTATGTATTTTACTATGACTTGCAAAACACATataataaaacaaacacacGTGTCTTTGCAATGCCACTGTCCTACGCGGTTGTGTAATAGGCGCTAAGTTGGTCAAAGCGATCTTTACTTTGTTTATCAGAGTATGTAGAGAAATACTATGTTACATCTATGATGACTATTAATTTTCATATTACTCgatgataattatttattacatgATTGTATTTTAGGTAACTGGTGTTGGAATCAATACTGAATGGGGATTGTTGATGACTAGTATATCAGAAGATAATGGTGAAGAAACTCCTCTGCAGGTAATTAGTGGATAATGGTCGTGTAATAACTGTATGTCGTATGGCAGTTATCATACTAAGGATCCTGGTGAAATTTACAGGTTCGTCTGAATGGTGTGACAACTTTCATTGGCATTGTTGGTCTCACAGTAGCTTTCTCTGTACTCGTCATACTCTTGGCTAGGTAATTTGGGCTTTGTTACTGGGATCTTGTGATGTGGTCACATTGTATTGACAATTAATTGCCCCAGATATTTCACTGGGAATTCGAAAGATCCTGATGGAACTATTCAGTTTGTTAGTGGGAAGACCAGTCTCGGCCACACAATTGATGGTGTTATACATATTATAACTGCTGCAGTAAGTTTCTTCTTTCCGGAATGGAAATGAAAAACATTTagattttcttttctatttattGACTGAGCTCATATTTTTTAGGTAACAATAGTCGTTGTTGCGGTCCCAGAAGGGCTTCCTTTGGCTGTAACCCTGACGTGAGTATGAAAAATGTTACCTACATAGAATTATATTACTGGTGCTAatgtaatttatatattttgaaacTGTAACAGCTTAGCATACTCCATGAAAAAGATGATGGCCGACAAGGCTTTGGTATGTAAAATTTTCTGTTGTTTCCAGATCTCTAATTAAATCAGCTATGTACATTTTCTTTATTATACGATATCTATAAACTTGATACCCAGGTGCGCAGGCTCTCGGCCTGTGAAACTATGGGATCTGCAACAACCATTTGCAGTGATAAGACTGGAACTTTGACTCTGAATCAGGTGATTTTCAATAGTATACCGAGATCTATCAAAAAAACTGGATGCATTTTTCATCAGGCTCTCGGCGCACTACATTTTGATACAGATGACTGTAGTTGAGGCTTATGTTGGTACAAGAAAAATTGATCCCCCTGAAGATAGCTCCCAGTTGCCTGCATCAGTTTCCTCTCTGCTAGATGAGGGACTAGCTCAGAACACTTCTGGAAGTGTATTCTTATCTAAGGTATTCTTCCTCAGCTTTCAAGTGCTTAAACATACTCAAGTCATAAGGGGCTAAGGTTGCCACTGTTATGTACTCCATTTTGTTGCATATTCAATGAGAGGTTAAAAGAATGCAAAAATAGCTGTCTTTCTTCCTGGGTAGCACATGATGCATTTACAAGATTTCAGTCTAACATTTTTTTGCAAAGTTTCTTCTCGTCTCATCAGTTTAGCTACAATATGTGATTTCAGTAGGAAATCACATACTCATATATTTTTGTCATGCTGAGCATAGCATGCTGAGATCTGCCTTCTTGTTTTTGTCATGTTACATACTCATATATTTTTGTGTGTATTTCTAAGGATGGTAAAGTTGAGGTGTCTGGAACTCCCACTGAAAAAGCCATTCTTCAGTGGGGTGTCAAGGTACTTCTGGCCGTGCTCTAGCATCAATTCTTCAGTTTCCATCTCGACTTTGTGATCAACTTTCTCCCCTTTCCCTTTTCAGTTGGGAATGAAGTTTGACAATGTGAAATCTGAATCCATAGTTCTCCATGTATCTCCTTTTAATTCTACCAAAAAACGTGGTGGTGTTGCTGTTAGACGGCTGGTAAGTGATCCATATAGATATTTGATTAAATTGTATGTAAGTTATATTGTTTATTCTTTCACAATAATCTGATCTCTGTGTACTAAAGACCATAGTCTGAGAGTCCTCAAAGTTCAGAATCCATTAAAAACATAGGAAATTGTTAAAATATTTGAGCAATGTGTAAAAATAGCCGatttttctcattcttcaaaaaaaatatttgagaaaGTATTTCTTCTTGACTTGGCAGGCTGGATCCCAAGTTCATGTGCATTGGAAGGGAGCAGCTGAGATTATCTTAACTTCATGCTCACAGTATATTGATGTCAATAATTCTTTGCAATCAATTGATAATGATATGGTAGGTAGGTAGTATGATATAAAATGGTCCAAGTAAGGTTAAAATGTAGATACTTACAGAAGTGTGTAACACCTTATTCAGGATTTTCTTAAAGATGCTATTAATACAATGGCCGAAAAAAGCTTGAGGTGTGTTGCTGTTGCTTATAAAACATTTGAAGCAGACATGGTTCCAACAGGTCAAGAGCAGCTGTCACAGTGGACTTTACCAGAAGATGATCTTGTTTTGCTGGCTATTGTTGGTATTAAGGTAGCTAACTTGCACTTCCTGTTTCTGTAGCTGTAAGTTCTATCTATTTCTGAATGTAACATTTATATGTGTCCCATCATTGAGCCTGTTGCATGCTTACCAACAATTCCTTCCTGTACAACAGTAGTTTTGGTTATTTGCATACTTTCTAATACCAAATACAAGCCTCTTGTCTTATGGCATCATTTCACTGTATATTcaatatttttgtaattaaatagTTGTATTTCAAACTTTGTTATGCAGGATCCTTGTCGTCCAGGTGTCAGAGAAGCAGTGGAACTATGCACGCATGCTGGTGTTAAggtatcaattttgtatgtgaGAGCTTCAGACATGAATACTCATTGTAAGCTACTTAAAGCATTCCTTTTTCTCCATATAGACACTTCGTTTGCACCACAGCCAACTATATACTCTAGTTTTTAATGATTTGCAGCCCACAAATTTGCTTAACAAAGGTAAAATAAAGCATGATTTGCTAAACTTCTGGCCAATGTAATCCTTTGGTATATAATCCTTAGTCTCGAATTCTTAACACGGTGCAGAAGCACTAGTAGCTAGAAGTTTTAACTGGTTTTAGGATACTGTTATGGAATAAGACACAGGGCATACTGTTTGCTGTTTTCTGATATAAAAGCAGGACATGATGTGTTTTACAACCATTAGGTGCGTATGGTAACTGGAGACAAAATTCAGACAGCGAAAGCAATTGCTCTGGAGTGTGGTATCCTTTCATCAAATGCAGAAACTGGTGAACCCTACGTTATGGAAGGGAAGAGATTCCGCGAGCTGCCtgagagagatagagaagaaGCTGCAAAATTGCTTTTGGTATGTTTTTATCGAGAAGACCTCTCGATTTTGTTAGCAAACTATGCTTTATACAAATGACTAATAAGCATTATGTTTGATAATTAACAGGTTATGGGAAGGTCTTCTCCGAATGACAAGCTTCTACTCGTTCAGGCACTGCGTAAGCAAGGGGAAGTTGTTGCTGTCACAGGAGATGGAACAAATGATGCTCCTGCACTCAATGAGGTCTGATGAGCTTTTATCATGCTTTTCATAATGTTTAAAACCTGCCTCCTACATTCTTTTGTCTGAGATGTGAAAATATATAGTATATGAGAAAAACTTTAGTTATAGATGATTCTATCAGCGTCAATTACTCATTACTTAGTGTATTTGTAGGCTGATATAGGCCTTTCCATGGGTATACAAGGAACTGAAGTTGCAAAAGAAAGCTCAGACATCATTATTTTGGACGATAATTTTGCTTCAGTTGTAAAAGTTGTTCGATGGGGACGCTCTGTATATGCAAATATCCAAAAGTTCATCCAGTTCCAGCTCACAGTAAATGCTGCAGCTTTGACAATTAATGTAGTTGCTGCAATTTCTTCTGGTGATGTTCCTTTGAATACAGTGCAGGTGCAGTATCTCTCTTACACCCTAAACTTGTTTCTTGATGTCTGATGTTATAGTATCTTAGACACTTCATTAGACCTAAACTTAGTTTTGTCATACTTCACGTGCTCGTACTTATATGCAGCTTCTCTGGGTTAACCTTATCATGGATACTCTGGGAGCTTTGGCACTGGCTACGGAACCACCAACTGATCATCTTATAGACAGATCTCCAGTTGGTCGAAGGTATGAATTTTCAACCCCAAGTAATTTAGAACTCGATAATTTGGTACACATAAGGTCACTAGGCTGCAAGGTTAAACTTTTGAAACATACTATATCTGTACATTACTCTTTTCTAGATTTTTCAACCGCATAGCTATATCTGTTGAGAATACGATCCGTTGTTTACTTGTTCACACATTGTTCAGGGAATCTCTAGTAACAAATATAATGTGGAGGAACTTGCTTATCCAGGTATAATTTAGTTTCCAGTGAATTGgcttttgttctttttatttAAGATAAAAAGGATTATAGATAAACAATCCCAGTCTACCTTATCTGGTGCAGGCTATATATCAAATATCAGTACTCCTTGTTCTCAACTTCGAGGGGTCAAGTCTTCTCAAATTGAAGAATGACAACATACAACATGCTAACATGGTTAAAAACACTGTGGTATTCAACGCGTTCGTCCTCTGTCAAGTAAGTGCAATCTAATCCAAGCGTATGCATCAGATATGCTAGGCTTTTTTCTGAATAAATTTTCTATTCATCTGATCATTTACAGATTTTCAACGAGTTCAATGCACGGAAGCCAGACGAACTTAATGTCTTCACAGGTGTGACCAAAAACCACCTCTCACTGGAATAGTTGGATCTACATTGATACTACAAGTGAGTGCATACTATGATATAAACATATTTTGAAATTCTAGTTTCTATGGAAACTAacatactaatttttctttcttatttttttttctggaaCCAGataatcatcatcaatttcctTGGGAAGTTTACCTCGACAGTGAAGCTTAGCTTTCAACAGTGGTTGATATGTTTTCTAATAGGCATTATCAGGTTTGTCTATTTGTACTTACCATGAACGACGGTTAGTGCTACTCGTAATCTGCTACATTTGTCTAACATCTTCTCTCTTGCAGCTGGCCTCTGGCTGTAGCCGGTAAATTCATCCTGGTCCCCAAAACGCCGCTAGGCAAGGTCTTCGTCAAGCCATATCAACAGTGCATTGCTGCTCGTGAAGCACGAACGTGACAAGGCCTTTATGGCGAGTGCGGTCATGAGCAGCAATGCTACAAAATCGGCACATTATAGTATTGTTTTAAATAAGTGTATTGTGGCATGCTAGCAAACTGAATCTTGATTGATTGATATATTTTCCATCTATACAATGTTGCTGGTTCATTTACTTGCACTGAATTATCTTTACATCCATTCCTGTCACTTACAATATACTGTAATTCATTGTGTTCTGTTTTCTTATTTTGGAAAATCCAACTCTTAAAAGTATTCTTTGATATAGTAAGTGGGGCCACTCAGTATGAAAGTGCAGTATCAATGCGCACTTCTTAAATGACTATAGCAAACAAACACGGATGCGATACAGTTACGTATACAATGTATCAACAAATCATTTTAAGTCTCTTTATCTATTACTACATCACAGCAAAGCCCCTCTGCTACCTACCAAAAACCCTTTCAAGCCAAAACACGAGAGAGAGGTTTCAATCAGAAACAACTGAAATACATTTTGCAAAACAAACCCTTTCCCCAGCTTATAAATAGAGCACTTATCGACTTGGTATGGGAAAACTGCCACTGCCCATAGTTTGAACCTAGCAAAAACATGCGTATGCAAAGTGGTTCTTTTTAGTCACGTAAGACGAT from Salvia splendens isolate huo1 chromosome 4, SspV2, whole genome shotgun sequence encodes the following:
- the LOC121797699 gene encoding LOW QUALITY PROTEIN: calcium-transporting ATPase 9, plasma membrane-type-like (The sequence of the model RefSeq protein was modified relative to this genomic sequence to represent the inferred CDS: inserted 1 base in 1 codon), with the protein product MFLWDAWQDTTLIILIVAAIASLALGIKTEGIKEGWYDGGSITFAVLLVIIVTATSDYRQSLQFQNLNEEKRNIQVEVIRGGRREKVSIYDIVVGDIIPLKIGDQVPADGLVTTSHSLAIDESSMTGESKIVHKDQKTPFLMSGCKVVDGAGTILVTGVGINTEWGLLMTSISEDNGEETPLQVRLNGVTTFIGIVGLTVAFSVLVILLARYFTGNSKDPDGTIQFVSGKTSLGHTIDGVIHIITAAVTIVVVAVPEGLPLAVTLTLAYSMKKMMADKALVRRLSACETMGSATTICSDKTGTLTLNQMTVVEAYVGTRKIDPPEDSSQLPASVSSLLDEGLAQNTSGSVFLSKDGKVEVSGTPTEKAILQWGVKLGMKFDNVKSESIVLHVSPFNSTKKRGGVAVRRLAGSQVHVHWKGAAEIILTSCSQYIDVNNSLQSIDNDMDFLKDAINTMAEKSLRCVAVAYKTFEADMVPTGQEQLSQWTLPEDDLVLLAIVGIKDPCRPGVREAVELCTHAGVKVRMVTGDKIQTAKAIALECGILSSNAETGEPYVMEGKRFRELPERDREEAAKLLLVMGRSSPNDKLLLVQALRKQGEVVAVTGDGTNDAPALNEADIGLSMGIQGTEVAKESSDIIILDDNFASVVKVVRWGRSVYANIQKFIQFQLTVNAAALTINVVAAISSGDVPLNTVQLLWVNLIMDTLGALALATEPPTDHLIDRSPVGRRESLVTNIMWRNLLIQAIYQISVLLVLNFEGSSLLKLKNDNIQHANMVKNTVVFNAFVLCQIFNEFNARKPDELNVFTGVTKNHXLTGIVGSTLILQIIIINFLGKFTSTVKLSFQQWLICFLIGIISWPLAVAGKFILVPKTPLGKVFVKPYQQCIAAREART